Proteins from one Parasteatoda tepidariorum isolate YZ-2023 chromosome 4, CAS_Ptep_4.0, whole genome shotgun sequence genomic window:
- the LOC107444078 gene encoding uncharacterized protein yields the protein MQWVTAYCGLQGNETADFWPKSRQDSIYIKKSLKPVPFHTAKRLIKISLRTTFEAKLQEVNKDKDWWEGIKDIPSWPREKSAALFRLATGHDSLSKHLYRIKIFSSPFCPLCNLQEGMDANHLRRCPALPPGPLWERYWRTRYIIKGL from the coding sequence ATGCAATGGGTAACAGCGTACTGTGGGCTTCAAGGTAACGAAACTGCAGACTTCTGGCCAAAAAGCCGCCAAGATTCTATCTATATTAAGAAATCTCTTAAGCCAGTTCCTTTCCACACCGCAAAAAGGCTAATAAAAATCTCTCTTCGAACAACATTTGAGGCAAAACTCCAAGAAGTAAATAAAGATAAGGACTGGTGGGAAGGAATTAAAGATATTCCGTCATGGCCAAGAGAAAAATCTGCGGCCCTTTTTCGCCTTGCCACTGGCCATGACAGTTTATCGAAACACCTGTACAgaatcaaaatcttttcaagcCCTTTTTGTCCATTATGTAACCTGCAAGAAGGAATGGACGCTAACCATCTGAGACGTTGTCCTGCACTTCCTCCTGGACCCTTGTGGGAACGTTATTGGCGGACGAGATACATTATTAAAGGCCTATAG